In one Gadus morhua chromosome 7, gadMor3.0, whole genome shotgun sequence genomic region, the following are encoded:
- the smg8 gene encoding protein smg8, with translation MAFSIGIEALVQSVILEDTLYKDEGLCVLGIFGKSAMQMGVLKESLINTLADKHIFSLFGGVEENNSENGSLIQAVYSQENRVLYLVLTSVYDNRQLLRACETLSMELGHSDAQDLWKGMDKQHCLHLLYLFSLCHVLILVQPNCAFDVTYDRLFRALDALRQKVLPLIRAAVKDTQVSKEWKLNCRPCPPRLLFVFQINGALKVPTGTDSAGTSDKPKKHSPRRRLQHALEDQIYRIFRKSRVLTNQSSNCLFSVPANQAFVYVVPGPAEDPLGALLGHLRSSCALREQDSNSSMTGPRRYQQIRRLARLPHTNVDYSGVSGQLVDCSLKDFLWQHIDLVLTKKGFDDSVGRNPQPSHFELPTYAKWVQVACKLHQVLIHNTEEDSAEFALKVQSQLKVLEGFLDADAKFSENRCQKALPLAHSAYQSNLPHNYTTTVHKNQLAQALRVYSQHARGVAFQRYALQLHEDCYKFWSNGHQLCEERSLTDQHCVHKFHLLPQPGEKPDMDHNPPVLHHNSRGRSTNACNCGRKQAPREDPFDIQSANYDFFLMVEDKCCAKLERVDFPVFEPSTQDPAPAPASACVEAPCPGSDGSAPPSQGEKLKDPQPATAASGSAAHSHTPVDCTGLSLALSLGQSTDSMGPYGEADGSDVSAKRPSLVDRQPSTVEYLPGMLHTGCPKGLLPKFSSWSLVKLGPAKSYNCHTGLEQPGFLPGSSFLLPWDLVIRSRSSEEDTGLAEPLDGGGSSWPAPNKSLVGKRGCTGGPGRGRRRDDVARAFVGFEYEDSRGRRFLSSGPDKIVKVLGPGGAKEPASRVLNTDMPLYVPSPAQGRGLKPHYAQLMRLYILVPDAPLEITLNPQVQPGALPCPVFHPERTELVLPADGLWVLRFPYSYQTERGPCYPPKENQPLSAYKVLRGILRAATVSPPPPQLLNC, from the exons ATGGCATTTTCTATTGGTATCGAAGCACTCGTACAGTCCGTGATATTAGAGGACACATTATATAAAGACGAAGGTCTCTGTGTACTCGGTATATTTGGTAAAAGCGCGATGCAAATGGGGGTCCTTAAAGAATCCCTGATAAACACGCTAGCAGACAAACACATCTTCTCTCTGTTCGGAGGAGTCGAGGAGAATAACTCGGAGAACGGAAGCCTCATCCAGGCTGTCTACAGCCAGGAGAACCGGGTGTTGTATCTGGTGCTCACTTCAGTCTACGACAACCGGCAACTCCTCCGTGCATGCGAGACTCTCAGCATGGAGCTCGGGCACTCCGACGCCCAGGACCTCTGGAAGGGCATGGATAAACAGCACTGTCTGCACCTCCTCTACCTGTTCTCCCTCTGCCATGTCCTCATCCTGGTCCAGCCCAACTGCGCCTTCGACGTCACTTATGACCGGCTGTTCCGCGCCCTGGACGCTCTGCGGCAGAAGGTCCTCCCGCTGATCCGGGCTGCTGTCAAAGACACCCAGGTCTCCAAGGAGTGGAAGCTCAACTGTCGCCCTTGCCCCCCTCGGCTGCTTTTTGTGTTTCAGATTAACGGAGcgttaaaagtaccgacgggaACTGATTCGGCAGGAACCTCAGACAAGCCCAAAAAGCATTCTCCGAGGAGGCGGCTCCAGCACGCCTTGGAGGACCAAATTTATCGCATTTTCCGCAAAAGCCGTGTCCTCACTAATCAGAGCAGCAACTGTTTGTTCAGCGTACCCGCCAACCAAGCGTTTGTGTACGTGGTCCCGGGGCCAGCTGAAGACCCGTTGGGTGCGTTGCTTGGACACCTGCGATCCAGCTGCGCCTTGCGTGAACAAGATTCAAACTCCTCAATGACGGGACCCAGACGGTACCAACAGATCCGTCGGTTGGCCAGACTGCCCCACACTAATGTCGACTACAGCGGGGTAAGTGGGCAGCTGGTGGACTGCAGTTTGAAAGATTTCCTTTGGCAGCACATAGATCTAGTATTAACTAAAAAAGGTTTTGACGACAGTGTTGGACGCAACCCACAGCCTTCGCACTTTGAGCTCCCGACCTACGCCAAGTGGGTCCAGGTGGCGTGCAAACTGCACCAGGTTCTCATACACAACacggaggaggacagcgcagaaTTTGCTCTCAAAGTGCAAAGCCAGCTGAAAGTTTTGGAAGGCTTCCTCGATGCGGATGCAAAGTTTTCTGAGAACCGCTGCCAGAAAGCCCTGCCGCTGGCCCACAGCGCCTACCAGTCGAACCTGCCGCACAACTACACAACCACGGTCCACAAGAACCAACTGGCCCAGGCACTGCGCGTCTACAGCCAACACGCCCGAGGCGTCGCGTTCCAGCGCTACGCCCTGCAGCTCCACGAGGACTGCTACAAGTTCTGGAGCAACGGGCACCAGCTGTGTGAAGAGCGAAGTCTCACGGACCAACATTGTGTTCACAAGTTCCACCTGCTGCCACAGCCAG GTGAGAAGCCCGACATGGACCACAACCCCCCGGTCCTCCACCACAACAGCCGGGGGCGCTCCACCAACGCCTGCAACTGTGGCCGGAAGCAAGCGCCCCGCGAGGACCCGTTTGATATCCAGTCCGCCAACTATGACTTCTTTCTG ATGGTGGAGGACAAGTGCTGCGCCAAGCTGGAGCGGGTGGACTTCCCCGTCTTTGAGCCCAGCACTCAGGACCCTGCGCCGGCCCCCGCCTCCGCCTGCGTGGAGGCGCCGTGCCCCGGGTCCGACGGCTCCGCGCCGCCCAGCCAGGGGGAGAAGCTGAAGGACCCACAGCCGGCCACGGCCGCCTCCGGCAGCGCGGCCCACAGCCACACCCCCGTAGACTGCACCGGCCTGAGCCTGGCGCTCAGCCTGGGGCAGTCCACGGACAGCATGGGGCCGTACGGGGAGGCGGACGGGAGCGACGTCTCCGCCAAGAGGCCCAGCCTGGTGGACCGGCAGCCCTCCACCGTGGAGTACCTCCCGGGGATGCTCCACACGGGCTGCCCCAAGGGGCTCCTCCCCAAGTTCTCCAGCTGGTCCCTGGTCAAGCTGGGGCCGGCCAAGTCGTACAACTGCCACACGGGCCTGGAGCAGCCGGGCTTCCTGCCCGGCTCCTCCTTCCTGCTGCCGTGGGACCTGGTGATTCGCTCCCGGAGCTCCGAAGAGGACACCGGATTGGCCGAGCCGCTGGACGGAGGCGGGTCGTCGTGGCCCGCCCCCAACAAGTCGCTGGTGGGGAAGCGCGGGTGCACGGGGGGCCCGGGGAGGGGCCGGCGACGGGACGACGTGGCCAGGGCCTTTGTTGGCTTTGAGTACGAGGACAGCAGGGGTCGCCGATTTCTCAGCTCGGGGCCCGACAAGATCGTGAAGGTACTGGGGCCCGGGGGCGCCAAGGAGCCGGCCAGCCGGGTCCTCAACACAGACATGCCCCTCTACGTGCCCTCGCCGGCTCAGGGGCGGGGCCTCAAGCCTCATTACGCCCAGCTGATGCGCCTTTACATCCTGGTTCCCGACGCTCCCCTAGAGATCACTCTGAACCCACAG gtccagCCCGGTGCCCTCCCGTGTCCCGTCTTCCACCCCGAGAGGACGGAGCTGGTGCTGCCGGCGGACGGCCTGTGGGTGCTGCGCTTCCCCTACTCCTACCAGACGGAGCGGGGCCCCTGCTACCCGCCCAAGGAGAACCAGCCCCTCTCCGCCTACAAGGTGCTGCGAGGGATCCTGCGTGCTGCCACCGtcagccctcctccaccccagctcCTCAACTGCTGa
- the LOC115547478 gene encoding protein yippee-like 1 — MTRSKTFQAYLPSCHRTYSCIHCRAHLANHDELISKSFQGSQGRAYLFNAVVNVGCGQAEERLLLTGLHAVADIFCESCKTTLGWKYEHAFESSQKYKEGKFIIELAHMIKDNGWE, encoded by the exons ATGACACGTTCGAAAACCTTCCAGGCGTACCTGCCCAGCTGCCACCGCACCTACAGCTGTATCCACTGCCGCGCACACCTGGCCAACCACGATGAACTCATATCCAAG tcaTTCCAGGGCAGTCAAGGTAGAGCGTACCTCTTCAATGCTGT TGTCAACGTGGGCTGTGGTCAGGCAGAAGAGCGTCTGCTGCTGACCGGGCTGCACGCCGTGGCGGACATCTTCTGTGAGAGCTGCAAGACCACCCTGGGCTGGAAATAC GAGCATGCATTTGAAAGCAGTCAGAAATACAAGGAGGGCAAATTCATCATAGAGCTTGCCCACATGATCAAGGACAACGGCTGGGAGTGA